The sequence tccaaattttaattaaaatcaTTGTTAATGTGTGATGCTTTTGCTGGCCTGTTATGCTGTAAATTTATGTTGGCTAAGTCAGCTGAGGCCTACCATCATTCACAGGCCAAATACTGAACACTCACTGTATGCTTTGTGTGCACATAATCTATATATATCTCACACTAACCTTACAGTACTATCACAGATAGCACGAAACCTTTTATTTTCAAAACAAGTATAAATAGCCTCTTCTGAATGTCCTGGATCTGAGTAATACTCTTCTTCTTTACCTCCACTAGTTGGGACTGATACTCTTGCATCATCGTAAGGAGTAGAATATGTAGTGTCATTTGTGTACTCCATAGGATCATTATAAACAGTAGAGTAAGGAGACAAATAGTCCTCAGGATTTGGAGGTGCCTCATAATCATTACTTGCCAGTTTAGGATTGTCTCTAGTCAAAGCGTCCACTGGATCTGAATAATATGATAACTCCACAGGGTTGCTATTGATAGAACCTCTGCAATAATCTGGGGTATCATAATCTggttgagtgttctattgagTTTATAACTTTAACACAATTATATATACAATGTATTCTTGTTTACCTTGTACGATACAGAACTATTATCTACTCTTTTGATCTCTGAATATTGGTTGGTTAAACCAGTTGTTGGCTCATATTCTCTTTTAGAACTTTTCAACTCATATCTCTCTGAAACAAAAGCAAGACTAGCAGTGCTTGTTTTCTTTTATGCACAATTATATGGTGAAAATATTACCTGGTGGAACTTTATCCTTTTCCTTCTTTTGTCGCTTCCTGTACCATAGCAGGGTCACAATGAGTAAGAGGATAATGATGCAGATGATAACTCCTACCAGACAACCAACAATGATCCCAGTACTACCAGAGGATGATGAGCTaccacactgcttgaagtatcttagtttactacagtggtatatccccagtatatggaacagttaattgtttgttattttagtagtttttcagtaaacccgcattcactgatgttttactgagagtttaaaacttagtaaaataattatgttccatatacttaagtttactgacactttactatcagtataactacagtaaggcatcttaacaaattagtaaactaagaaccttcaagcagtgccaCCAGCAAATCTCACAGTAGCAACACAAGTTAAAGTGGTAACTGATGATGTAGTGATAACCATAACTGAAGTCAGATTAGTAGTCTCAACTAGACAATGTAGTAGACAGTGTCAATGTAGTAGACATAACTGGTGTTGCTGTAGTAGGAGGCATAACTGGTGTCGATGTAGTAAGCATAACTGGTGTCGATGTAGGAGGCATAACTGGTGTTGATGTAGTAGGAGGCATAACTGGTGTAGATGTAGTAGGAGGCATAGCTGGTGTAGATATAGTAGGAGGCATAACTGGTGTCGATGTAGTAGGAGGCATAGCTGGTGTTGATGTAGTAGGAGGCATAACTGGTGTCGATGTAGGAGGCATAACTGGTGTTGGTGTAGTAGGAGGCATAACTGGTGTCGATGTAGTAGGAGGTATAACTGGTGTCGATGTAGTAGGAGGCATAACTGGTGTCGATGTAGTAGGAGGCATTACTGGTGTCGATGGAGTAGGAGGCATAACTGGTGTCGATGTAGTAGGAGGCATTACTGGTGTCGATGGAGTAGGAGGCTTAACTGGTGTAGATGTAGTAGGAGGCATAACTGGTGTCGATGTAGTAGGAGGCATAACTGGTGTCGATGCAGTAGGAGGCATAACTGGTGTCGATGCAGTAGGTATAACTGGTGTCAGTGTAAAAGGAGGCATAAGTGGTGTAGATGTAGTAGACATAACTGGTGTTGATGTAGTAGTAAGCATAACTGGTGTTGATGTAGTAGGAGGCATAACTGGTGTCAATGTAGTAGGAGACATAACTGGTGTTGATGTGGTAGACATAACTGGTGTCGATGTAGTACGTATAACTGGTGTCGACGTAGTAGGCATAACTGGTGTCAATGTAGTAGACATAACTACTGAAAAAGGTAGGAgactaatttttcttatacttgtgtgTATAGCTATTACACTTAAGTGATGTGGTCATAATGCATTGAAATTTATTTCATAACTTATGTCCACCACTTTGACACCAGCTGTGTCTGCTACCTTGATACTGGTTGTATAAACTATGTTGATACTAGACGTGTTTTCTATGTTGATACCATGGCCAGTTGCGTCTATTACGTTGTCTACCACATTGACACCAGTTGTGTCTACTATGTTGACACCAGTTGTGCCTTCTTCTACTTTGACAGAAACTATGCCTTCCATTTTGACACCAGTTGTATCTACTTCTCTGTCAACAGCTATGGCTATCACTTCATCAGTAATCACTTCAAGTAATGCTGGCTCTGGTGTTGGTGGtagctcatcatcatcatctggtaGTACTGGCATTATAGCTTGATGTGTGGTAGGAGTTATCATCTGCATCATTATCCTCTTACTCATTGTGATCATCCTGTGTTACAGGAAGCAAAAGAAAAATGATAAAGTTCCATGAGGTAAAACTttcatcatgtaaaaataatattttgcCAAAAACGAAAACATGAATTGCTAGTCTTGCTTTTATTTCAGAGAGATATGAATTGAAAAGTTCTAAATTAGAGAGAATGTGAACCAACAACTGGTTTAGCCAACCAATATTCAGAGATCAAGAGAGTAGATAATAGCTCTGTATTGTACAAGGTAAATAAGAATATGTGTAATTGTGTTAAAGTTATAAACTTAATGGAACACTCAACCAGATTACGATACCCCAGATAATTGCAGAAGTTCAACCCTGCTGAGTTATCATATCATTATTCAGATCCTGTGGATGCTTTGACTAAAGACAATCCTAAACTGGCAAGTAATGATTAAGAGGAACCTCCAAATCCTGAGGACTAATTACTCTAATGTTTTTAATGATCCTATATGGAGTACACAAATGACACTATGTATTCTACTACTTATGATGATACAGCCTCAACTAGTGGAGATGAAGAAGAGTACTACTCAGATCCAGAACATTCAGAAGAGGCTATTAATTTTATGCTTGATTTGAAAATAAAAGTTTTGTGCTATCTGTGATAATACTGTAAGGTGAGTGTGAGGTATATACATAGATTATGTGCACACAATGCATGCAATGATGTGAAACAGAGTTCAGTATTTAACCTGTGAAATATGGTAGGCCTCAGCTGATTTTGCCAACATAAATTTGAAGCATAACAGGCCAGCTAAAGTGTTATGCATTAATGGTGATTTGAATTAAGTATGTGGAAAAGATGCCATGCCATTAAGAAAAGCAAGTAATATACACAAGGCTCATTGCTACTGCAATTCATGTCATAAAAATGTTATTTTGATATTACTCTTTCTTGGTACACCCATAATGAGGCACCCTGACAGAGCAGTtgtttactctaatacaacagtcaggaagtACTGATAtgccctaa comes from Dysidea avara chromosome 4, odDysAvar1.4, whole genome shotgun sequence and encodes:
- the LOC136252832 gene encoding uncharacterized protein is translated as MITMSKRIMMQMITPTTHQAIMPVLPDDDDELPPTPEPALLEVITDEVIAIAVDREVDTTGVKMEGIVSVKVEEGTTGVNIVDTTGVNVVDNVIDATGHGINIENTSSINIVYTTSIKVADTAGVKSPTFFSSYVYYIDTSYAYYVDTSYTYYIDTSYVYHINTSYVSYYIDTSYASYYINTSYAYYYINTSYVYYIYTTYASFYTDTSYTYCIDTSYASYCIDTTSYSIDTSNASYYIDTSYASYSIDTSNASYYIDTSYASYYIDTSYTSYYIDTSYASYYTNTSYASYIDTSYASYYINTSYASYYIDTSYASYYIYTSYASYYIYTSYASYYINTSYASYIDTSYAYYIDTSYASYYSNTSYVYYIDTVYYIVYKLRYFKQCGSSSSSGSTGIIVGCLVGVIICIIILLLIVTLLWYRKRQKKEKDKVPPERYELKSSKREYEPTTGLTNQYSEIKRVDNSSVSYKNTQPDYDTPDYCRGSINSNPVELSYYSDPVDALTRDNPKLASNDYEAPPNPEDYLSPYSTVYNDPMEYTNDTTYSTPYDDARVSVPTSGGKEEEYYSDPGHSEEAIYTCFENKRFRAICDSTVRVLQKLGSGEFGMVNLGTWTDGSADPIQVAVKTLKSECSESDRVKFLREAAIMGQLKDNHIVELYGVVTEKESKMIILEYMPKGDLHEFLIGLKNMTPPEACEELKHDLLSFCRQVSSGLNYLASKHFVHRDLAARNVLVSSDDVCKIADFGMARDVSNDTNIVSTGEKIPVKWTAPEAIFYKKYSIQSDVWSFGCVMYEIWSLGHKPFEDCDGREYLIKITTGYRLPPPPGCPRAVYKLMIQCWDPVPNKRINPCEISRTLQKSDRALLPSPTAPSDLEELSTTLGASLDTSSHIFTDLQNTYLHI